The Girardinichthys multiradiatus isolate DD_20200921_A chromosome 6, DD_fGirMul_XY1, whole genome shotgun sequence genome window below encodes:
- the ss18 gene encoding protein SSXT isoform X4, whose amino-acid sequence MSVAFAPHRQRKGDITPAGIQKLLDENNQLIQCIMDFQSKGKTAECSHYQQMLHRNLVYLATIADSNQNVQSLLPAPPTQNMPMGPGGMNQSGPSPQPPHGHNMPSEGMVSGGPPAPHMQNQMNGQMPGPNHMPMQGPGPGPNQPPNMPSSSMNMPPSSHGSMGVYNHAVPSSQGMPAQSQMNMTQGQPMGSYGPRPNMNMQPNQGPMMHQQPPSQQYNMPPGGGGQHYQGQQNPMGIMGQVNQGNHVMGQRPMPPYRPPQQGNAQYGQQQEAYQQGPPQQQGYPPQQQYPGQQGYPPQQQGYGPSQSGPGQYPNYPQGQGQQYGGYRPPQPGPPQGQQQRPYGYDQGQYGNYQQ is encoded by the exons ATGTCGGTGGCTTTTGCACCTCATAGACAACGAAAGGGTGATATAACACCCGCTGGAATACAAAAG CTACTTGATGAAAACAACCAGCTGATCCAGTGTATAATGGACTTCCAGAGTAAGGGCAAAACAGCAGAATGTTCACA TTATCAGCAGATGCTGCACAGAAATTTAGTGTATCTGGCTACGATAGCAGACTCCAATCAGAACGTACAGTCTCTACTACCTGCT CCACCCACTCAAAACATGCCCATGGGCCCTGGTGGCATGAACCAGAGCGGACCCTCTCCCCAGCCCCCTCACGGTCACAACATGCCCTCTGAGGGTATGGTGAGCGGTGGCCCTCCAGCCCCCCATATGCAGAACCAGATGAATGGACAGATGCCTG GGCCTAATCATATGCCCATGCAAGGTCCTGGTCCAGGTCCCAACCAGCCTCCAAACATGCCCAGCAGCTCCATGAACATGCCCCCCAGTAGCCATGGCTCTATGGGCGTTTACAATCATGCAGTCCCCTCTTCGCAGGGCATGCCGGCTCAGAGCCAGATGAACATGACCCAAGGCCAACCAATGGGAAGCTACGGCCCTCGACCAAACATGAACATGCAACCCAATCAAG GCCCCATGATGCATCAACAGCCTCCATCGCAGCAGTACAACATGCCTCCTGGTGGTGGCGGACAACACTACCAAGGACAACAGAACCCAATGGGTATTATGGGCCAGGTCAATCAAGGGAACCATGTCATGGGACAGAGGCCGATGCCACCCTACAGACCCCCACAGCAAG GTAATGCACAGTATGGCCAGCAACAAGAAGCATACCAGCAAGGCCCCCCACAGCAGCAGGGCTATCCTCCACAACAGCAGTACCCAGGTCAACAAGGCTACCCACCACAGCAGCAGGGTTATG GTCCCTCCCAGAGTGGCCCAGGACAATATCCCAACTACCCACAGGGTCAGGGACAGCAGTACGGGGGCTACCGTCCCCCTCAGCCTGGACCCCCACAGGGCCAACAGCAGCGCCCGTACGGTTATGACCAG GGCCAGTATGGAAATTACCAGCAGTGA
- the ss18 gene encoding protein SSXT isoform X1 — protein MSVAFAPHRQRKGDITPAGIQKLLDENNQLIQCIMDFQSKGKTAECSHYQQMLHRNLVYLATIADSNQNVQSLLPAPPTQNMPMGPGGMNQSGPSPQPPHGHNMPSEGMVSGGPPAPHMQNQMNGQMPGPNHMPMQGPGPGPNQPPNMPSSSMNMPPSSHGSMGVYNHAVPSSQGMPAQSQMNMTQGQPMGSYGPRPNMNMQPNQGPMMHQQPPSQQYNMPPGGGGQHYQGQQNPMGIMGQVNQGNHVMGQRPMPPYRPPQQGPPQQYPGQEDYYGDQYSHAGQGASEGNAQYGQQQEAYQQGPPQQQGYPPQQQYPGQQGYPPQQQGYGPSQSGPGQYPNYPQGQGQQYGGYRPPQPGPPQGQQQRPYGYDQGQYGNYQQ, from the exons ATGTCGGTGGCTTTTGCACCTCATAGACAACGAAAGGGTGATATAACACCCGCTGGAATACAAAAG CTACTTGATGAAAACAACCAGCTGATCCAGTGTATAATGGACTTCCAGAGTAAGGGCAAAACAGCAGAATGTTCACA TTATCAGCAGATGCTGCACAGAAATTTAGTGTATCTGGCTACGATAGCAGACTCCAATCAGAACGTACAGTCTCTACTACCTGCT CCACCCACTCAAAACATGCCCATGGGCCCTGGTGGCATGAACCAGAGCGGACCCTCTCCCCAGCCCCCTCACGGTCACAACATGCCCTCTGAGGGTATGGTGAGCGGTGGCCCTCCAGCCCCCCATATGCAGAACCAGATGAATGGACAGATGCCTG GGCCTAATCATATGCCCATGCAAGGTCCTGGTCCAGGTCCCAACCAGCCTCCAAACATGCCCAGCAGCTCCATGAACATGCCCCCCAGTAGCCATGGCTCTATGGGCGTTTACAATCATGCAGTCCCCTCTTCGCAGGGCATGCCGGCTCAGAGCCAGATGAACATGACCCAAGGCCAACCAATGGGAAGCTACGGCCCTCGACCAAACATGAACATGCAACCCAATCAAG GCCCCATGATGCATCAACAGCCTCCATCGCAGCAGTACAACATGCCTCCTGGTGGTGGCGGACAACACTACCAAGGACAACAGAACCCAATGGGTATTATGGGCCAGGTCAATCAAGGGAACCATGTCATGGGACAGAGGCCGATGCCACCCTACAGACCCCCACAGCAAG GACCCCCCCAGCAGTACCCAGGGCAGGAAGACTACTATGGGGACCAGTACAGTCACGCAGGACAGGGAGCCTCAGAAG GTAATGCACAGTATGGCCAGCAACAAGAAGCATACCAGCAAGGCCCCCCACAGCAGCAGGGCTATCCTCCACAACAGCAGTACCCAGGTCAACAAGGCTACCCACCACAGCAGCAGGGTTATG GTCCCTCCCAGAGTGGCCCAGGACAATATCCCAACTACCCACAGGGTCAGGGACAGCAGTACGGGGGCTACCGTCCCCCTCAGCCTGGACCCCCACAGGGCCAACAGCAGCGCCCGTACGGTTATGACCAG GGCCAGTATGGAAATTACCAGCAGTGA
- the ss18 gene encoding protein SSXT isoform X3 translates to MKLPWKQADLLDENNQLIQCIMDFQSKGKTAECSHYQQMLHRNLVYLATIADSNQNVQSLLPAPPTQNMPMGPGGMNQSGPSPQPPHGHNMPSEGMVSGGPPAPHMQNQMNGQMPGPNHMPMQGPGPGPNQPPNMPSSSMNMPPSSHGSMGVYNHAVPSSQGMPAQSQMNMTQGQPMGSYGPRPNMNMQPNQGPMMHQQPPSQQYNMPPGGGGQHYQGQQNPMGIMGQVNQGNHVMGQRPMPPYRPPQQGPPQQYPGQEDYYGDQYSHAGQGASEGNAQYGQQQEAYQQGPPQQQGYPPQQQYPGQQGYPPQQQGYGPSQSGPGQYPNYPQGQGQQYGGYRPPQPGPPQGQQQRPYGYDQGQYGNYQQ, encoded by the exons ATGAAACTACCCTGGAAGCAGGCCGAT CTACTTGATGAAAACAACCAGCTGATCCAGTGTATAATGGACTTCCAGAGTAAGGGCAAAACAGCAGAATGTTCACA TTATCAGCAGATGCTGCACAGAAATTTAGTGTATCTGGCTACGATAGCAGACTCCAATCAGAACGTACAGTCTCTACTACCTGCT CCACCCACTCAAAACATGCCCATGGGCCCTGGTGGCATGAACCAGAGCGGACCCTCTCCCCAGCCCCCTCACGGTCACAACATGCCCTCTGAGGGTATGGTGAGCGGTGGCCCTCCAGCCCCCCATATGCAGAACCAGATGAATGGACAGATGCCTG GGCCTAATCATATGCCCATGCAAGGTCCTGGTCCAGGTCCCAACCAGCCTCCAAACATGCCCAGCAGCTCCATGAACATGCCCCCCAGTAGCCATGGCTCTATGGGCGTTTACAATCATGCAGTCCCCTCTTCGCAGGGCATGCCGGCTCAGAGCCAGATGAACATGACCCAAGGCCAACCAATGGGAAGCTACGGCCCTCGACCAAACATGAACATGCAACCCAATCAAG GCCCCATGATGCATCAACAGCCTCCATCGCAGCAGTACAACATGCCTCCTGGTGGTGGCGGACAACACTACCAAGGACAACAGAACCCAATGGGTATTATGGGCCAGGTCAATCAAGGGAACCATGTCATGGGACAGAGGCCGATGCCACCCTACAGACCCCCACAGCAAG GACCCCCCCAGCAGTACCCAGGGCAGGAAGACTACTATGGGGACCAGTACAGTCACGCAGGACAGGGAGCCTCAGAAG GTAATGCACAGTATGGCCAGCAACAAGAAGCATACCAGCAAGGCCCCCCACAGCAGCAGGGCTATCCTCCACAACAGCAGTACCCAGGTCAACAAGGCTACCCACCACAGCAGCAGGGTTATG GTCCCTCCCAGAGTGGCCCAGGACAATATCCCAACTACCCACAGGGTCAGGGACAGCAGTACGGGGGCTACCGTCCCCCTCAGCCTGGACCCCCACAGGGCCAACAGCAGCGCCCGTACGGTTATGACCAG GGCCAGTATGGAAATTACCAGCAGTGA
- the ss18 gene encoding protein SSXT isoform X2 yields MSVAFAPHRQRKGDITPAGIQKLLDENNQLIQCIMDFQSKGKTAECSHYQQMLHRNLVYLATIADSNQNVQSLLPAPPTQNMPMGPGGMNQSGPSPQPPHGHNMPSEGMVSGGPPAPHMQNQMNGQMPGPNHMPMQGPGPGPNQPPNMPSSSMNMPPSSHGSMGVYNHAVPSSQGMPAQSQMNMTQGQPMGSYGPRPNMNMQPNQGPMMHQQPPSQQYNMPPGGGGQHYQGQQNPMGIMGQVNQGNHVMGQRPMPPYRPPQQGPPQQYPGQEDYYGDQYSHAGQGASEGNAQYGQQQEAYQQGPPQQQGYPPQQQYPGQQGYPPQQQGYGPSQSGPGQYPNYPQGQGQQYGGYRPPQPGPPQGQQQRPYGYDQGHMRK; encoded by the exons ATGTCGGTGGCTTTTGCACCTCATAGACAACGAAAGGGTGATATAACACCCGCTGGAATACAAAAG CTACTTGATGAAAACAACCAGCTGATCCAGTGTATAATGGACTTCCAGAGTAAGGGCAAAACAGCAGAATGTTCACA TTATCAGCAGATGCTGCACAGAAATTTAGTGTATCTGGCTACGATAGCAGACTCCAATCAGAACGTACAGTCTCTACTACCTGCT CCACCCACTCAAAACATGCCCATGGGCCCTGGTGGCATGAACCAGAGCGGACCCTCTCCCCAGCCCCCTCACGGTCACAACATGCCCTCTGAGGGTATGGTGAGCGGTGGCCCTCCAGCCCCCCATATGCAGAACCAGATGAATGGACAGATGCCTG GGCCTAATCATATGCCCATGCAAGGTCCTGGTCCAGGTCCCAACCAGCCTCCAAACATGCCCAGCAGCTCCATGAACATGCCCCCCAGTAGCCATGGCTCTATGGGCGTTTACAATCATGCAGTCCCCTCTTCGCAGGGCATGCCGGCTCAGAGCCAGATGAACATGACCCAAGGCCAACCAATGGGAAGCTACGGCCCTCGACCAAACATGAACATGCAACCCAATCAAG GCCCCATGATGCATCAACAGCCTCCATCGCAGCAGTACAACATGCCTCCTGGTGGTGGCGGACAACACTACCAAGGACAACAGAACCCAATGGGTATTATGGGCCAGGTCAATCAAGGGAACCATGTCATGGGACAGAGGCCGATGCCACCCTACAGACCCCCACAGCAAG GACCCCCCCAGCAGTACCCAGGGCAGGAAGACTACTATGGGGACCAGTACAGTCACGCAGGACAGGGAGCCTCAGAAG GTAATGCACAGTATGGCCAGCAACAAGAAGCATACCAGCAAGGCCCCCCACAGCAGCAGGGCTATCCTCCACAACAGCAGTACCCAGGTCAACAAGGCTACCCACCACAGCAGCAGGGTTATG GTCCCTCCCAGAGTGGCCCAGGACAATATCCCAACTACCCACAGGGTCAGGGACAGCAGTACGGGGGCTACCGTCCCCCTCAGCCTGGACCCCCACAGGGCCAACAGCAGCGCCCGTACGGTTATGACCAG GGGCACATGAGGAAATAA